The DNA sequence TAGCACGATGGCAATTTATGATGTAACTTCTTGTCACAACGGCTCAAGCCTTTCAAAACCCTTTATGTATCGGGCAACAGTTAACAATTCAATGGCTTTATTGTTTTGAGACTACATTATTCATGCAAATGCAAATGAACAATTATTCATTTCAACTCCAGAACGATCTTTTGCATTTGACTGAGCTAGGTTATTTAGAAAAAATCAATATTAAAAATAAATTTGTTTTTAGATTGTCAAAAACAGATTATAGTCGATAAAAAATTGTAAATTATCTACCAATTTGGTAGGTTTTGGTAGATTGTTGGTAGTTTCTATTAGCGCAAAGATTTGGTTTAGCCTCACGATTAGCCGATATATCTAAGATCATCATCAGGACCAATTTCTCTTGGCTTTTGCATTTGTTCAATTTCAATGATCTTGGCCATTATGCGTTCCATTTCTTTTGCTCTTTCTTCAAGTGCCTGGGTATCCATCTCGATATCCAGTATCTTGCATAACACAGATAATACAGCCTGTGCGCTTTTTGGATCCACCAGATAACCTGAAGTAGTACCCATAAGACAAGCTGCGTCGATATTTCGTTGTTTACCCATACCCAACAACAAACCTGAAATGCCAATGATGCCTCCGGCAGGTTCATTGTCTATAAAATGGACACCGTATTCTTTCAATTCCTCGACCAAATCAACATTATTTACAGAACCCAATACTTCCTCTTCCTCATTAAGCTGGCCTGTGCCATATCCACCCAATGTATAAATACGTTTTACATTGTATTCTTCAGCTATATCCAGAATAATATCTGTAATTTCATAATGTCCTTCATTGGTAACACTTTGATGATCGCCTACAACGAGCACCAAATCCTGACCAGAATCTGACCTGTGAGCATAAATCTCATTTTTTGCAAGTTCAACTGTGAAATCTTCTTTAACAAGCACCTGGGGTGGAAAATGGGGTGAAAATATCTCAACGATCTTTTCAGTTTCCAATTCTCCAACCATATGTTCTGCCACAAGTTTGCCCACATGACCCACTCCCGGGAGTCCTTCAATTAAAATCGGGTCTTTAAGTTCAACTTTTTTGAAAATGTTAACAATAGTCTCTTTCATATATATCAGACCTTTTTTAATTGTTCTTTTAATAATCGCCTGTATTTACCATATCTATCTTCCATTGAAAAACGTGCTGGTCTTGGATTAATTATTTTATTTTGGCAATAAGAACACTTGTCTTTTAAGGTATAGGTATTGCATTCAGCACATTTATTAATATGTTGCCCCATAAAACGCCTCAGGCTTTTGCTTCATTATGCCTGTGGAAAGTCCCCGTACCTTTAGCTTTTTGGACAATGTTAATAGCCGTTTCAGCTGAAGATTTAAGTACGCTCTCTGCTTTTTTATAATCCGGAGCTGTCACATGTATCCTGTATCTGGGAGCTCCTACATATGCCACTTCTACATTTACATCATCATCAACCTTGACCTTGGATGCTGCTATTAAGGATTTATTTATTACATCCACGCCATCAGGAAGTGGACATATGAGATTCATATATCCTGATATCTCCACGTAAGGGATCTTAATATTCTCGGATCCTACTCTGCTGATCGCTTCAGCGTGGTTTTCATCAACACCTACTTCGATCAGGCTATCCGGTCCATTGCGCATCCCCTCTTCAAAAGCATCGAAGACATTATCAAATGCCTCATATAACAGGTCAATCAGCTTTTCCAGTTGTTCAGGCTCTGTATTCGTAATCTCTGCCACATACGAAATCCATTTTTCGGCCTTTTGCTCATTTTTCCAGGATTGAATTTTTTCCCGGCGCTGATGTTCATTGACGTCTTTAAATGAAAGGTCGATGTGTTGTTTATCAGGCTCTACATTCAAGACCTTGCAGACTATTTTCTGCCCTTCCCTGACATGGTCCCTTATGTATTTGACCCACCCGGTAGCCACTTCTGAGATATGGATCAGGCCTTCTTTATTACCGTATTCGTCAAGTTGGGTGAATGCACCAAAGTCTTTGACCTGCACAACTGTACAAACTACCAGATCGTCTAGTTCAGGCCAGCCTTTACGTTCCATATTCTCTCCATTTTCTTTTATTCAAGTACTTCCAATATCTGGGTTTTGATAATAGCCTTTCCACCAGATGGTTCTGCTAATGTACGTCCGCAGACATTGCATCCAGCAATGCTGCTGGCGCTGCCAAATATCACCTGTTCATTATCGCAGTCATTGCATTTGACTTTGAGGAATCTGCTTTTTGGTTCTTGAAGCATTTAATTTCACTCCTTAAATTCGAATTTGCCTGCTCTGAAGCACTTCTTCTGATATGCTTTTTTACATGCAATACATCGGTATCTCAATGCAACTTTCTTGGTAGGTTTGTCGCCGCCCGGTACCTTTGAGAATTTGCCTGAGTTTCCTATACCTGTTTGTCTCTTTCTCTGTCGCGTGATCCTGGTCATAGACGAAGCTTTTCCTTTCTTGACCCTTTCTACTATATGTTCTGTATGGGTCTTGCAGAAAGGACAGTGTGTCCTGAACTTATTCGGCATCTTCATATGAGTTTCATCCTTATTTGTGATATTGAATTGATATAATAATCAAGTACTTTTAATCTCAATAGCCATTTTACGTTTCAGTAAAGCTTTGGCATTCACTTTTGGTAAAACAGCCACGTCTTGAGCATTGAAAGCATAATTACGTCCGTCGCTGCCGGCGAACATTGATATATCCTTCAGTATTCGCACAACAATGTATTCTTTATTTAAATCCTTTTTCCCAGAATCGGCAGTTTCTGTTACAAGTGTTTCAATCGTTGTAGATATATCTTTATGAGTATCTTCAGTTAAATAAGTGTCAGTTGAAATGACTTTAGCGGCTTCCACTTCATTATCTACAATATCACTTTCAATTTCTTCTGGAACATCAAGCTCCTGTTCAACATCCTGGATATTTGGAATTTCAGGATCATTTTCACCATCATTCCCAAGAATCGGTTCTATAGTGTTTTTCTTTGCATGTAAGATTGTGTTCAGCATCTGGTGGTATATATCCCGCTCTTCAGGGGTCATATAATCAATATCGTGATTTATATTGGCAGGGTTTTTTGAAAACGCCTTGCCAGAGGCCATTTTAATAATCTTGCGAGTCCTTTTGTTGAATATTTTTTCAACAGCAGACAAAGCGTTTTTAAGTTCATATTGTAACATTACGGCCTCTTCTGAATGCCGCCTTGAGATTTTTCGTTCGACATCTTCAAGTTCTTTAATATAATCATTAACCTGGCTGTAAAAATCCGGTGATATCCTTGAAATGGTGGATTTTTTTTCTTCCTCCTGAACGCGGACAAGGTCTTCGTATTTCACACCATGACCTCCATATATTCAGCTCCGCCCCTGCACATCAGATATATAGCGGCATATTCAGGCAGGATGTTTTTTCCCTCATCCAGTTCAAATCTATCATCCATCATTTCAATTGTAGTATGTTTTGTTACATTTATCTTTATCTCATTATTTCCAAACACCACGGCATCAATGAGTGGATCAAAATCATATAATTGGTCCACAGTCAATGATATCACTTTCATGCCCGATTTGCCGTGCAGGGATGAAGCTGCCCGGATGAGACGCTTTACATCGGCAGTGACTGGTTCGTCAATATGTCCTTGAATATTATGGATGATCTGCTGTATGGCAGTCTCCCAGAACTCCATATGAAGAGAACTTAGAGCATCAAAGTTACCTTTTCTTAATTGTGCAAGATGTTTGGGGTTGTTCATAGTATCTATGATTTTTTCCGCTTTTTTCTTTCCTATTTTCTTGAATTCTGTAAGTTTTTGTTCTGCATGTTCATCCCCTGCCAGCTCCTGCAAATATTTTATCAATTCCCGGTTCACTAACCGTCCCCATCCCCCCTGGGATTCGGAAGGCATTTTCAGGATTTTTGACTTCTTCTCATCCCCCTCAATAATTTCTCTTTTGAAAATATGGGATATATTTAATCCAGTCCCGCTGATATAGTCGACGATCTCCCTGCGCTGCGCACTATCAAGGGTCAATACCCCGGGATCACGAACATGGATGTGGTACCCCCGACCACCTGAAAAGGCGATGTGAAGTTCATCATCCTCAAAACCGAAATCATCGGTCAAAAAGCCGATCAATTTCAACGTCTCTTTCTTTACAGCATCCAGCATACCCTTATAAGAATCGGCTGGTTCTGGCAGGTGATCAGCATCAAGGTCAAAGATCAGATCAGCGCCCAGCCATTTCTTTTCATTCATAGTACCTGCAGCCGGGCGATCATAATACGCAGCCGAATGGTAAACATGTGCAGGGACCATGGCCTGGACATATTCCTGCATTTCCAGATCGCTTAAGAATCCCTTGTGTCTTCGCATGCCAGATTTAGGGTCGAACATTAAAAATCCCCATTCACGCTGTTTCAGGTTTGGAGGTGATTGGGGTGGGTCTTTCTTATAATGCTCCTGGAATTTTTTTTTTATAAAAATGGTTGTTGTGGGGTTCATCTTCATATTAATTTTAATTATGATTGTATGTAAAATATGATGTTCAGGCAATTAATGTTATTTGTTATACCCCGCAGCTCTGCTGCTCACCATATCTTGCAACTATGTCAAATTCATTGCCGTCTATGACCCGCTGCTCGACTTCTGTAAACTTCGGCAGTTTAGTGTGATGTAGTTCCAGTCCTCCGAAATCCCTAAACAACTCCCTCACCCTTGATTCGCTTCCTTTCCCAAGTTCTCCCCGGTATGTGGTGATCATCTCCTCGATCTTTTTATCAAACGCATCCAGCCGTTTTCCGTCTTTTATAAAAGAAAGTTCCATCTGCAGGGGATAGGCTGCAGAGAGCCACGTTTTGAGCATCGGGTCCGTGATGAAATATTCCACCCCATTTCTGGTCACAAAACCGGCCTGTTCAAGAAAACGTAAAGGGCGTGACAATGGATTTTGAACCTGGTATCTGGGTCGATGCTAATTGCGGTTAAATATTCTGGGTACCCCGGCTAATAATATCAACATAATTTGCAAAAATATACCTTTTATATCTTTTCTTACCTGTTATCTCCCGTAAAATACCAATGTTCTCAAACTTCTTTACCAGTTCATTAGCAGTCACAGTCGAGATGTTCAATTTATCAACAATCTCGGTACTGCTGATCAGTGGTCTGTCAAAAAGGAAGTCCAGTAATTTTACAGCATAAATACTTGATATGGAATTTTCATACAGTTTCAATATCAGGTCTTCCTTTAATCTTATTATCTCCCCGGCAGTATTGGCAGCTTCCAGTGAAGTTTGACTGACACCTTTTAGGAAGAACTTTATCCAATCTTCCCATGCCCCTTTGGTACGCACCTTCATCAGCAGGTCATAATATTCATTCCTGTTATTTTTAAGGTAATAACTCAAATATAACAGTGGTTTTTCCAATATCCCCTTCCAGACAAGATAGAACGAAATAAGGAGTCTCCCTATCCTCCCATTACCATCCAAAAACGGGTGTATCGTTTCAAATTGCGCATGAATTAGGGCGATCTTGACCAGGGGCGGGATGTTATCTGTACTGTGAAGAAACCTTTCAAGTCCTTCCATTGCAGGCAGGACCTTATCAGGTGGCGGCGGAACAAATGTTGCTTCATGTACCAAAGCCCCTGGTGCGCCTATATAATTCTGGAAAGCCCTGAATTCACCTGGGTCCAGGTTGGCACCTCTTGCTCCTTCAAGCAGTATTTTGTGTATCTCTTTAATAAGCTCTAAAGACACTGGATTGTCATCCAACTTTTTTATTCCATAATTTAGCGCTTTAATGTAATTTATTACTTCCTTGATCTCTTTTACATCGTCTTTGGGTGTCAGATCAGCCTCGAATTCCAGGACTCCTTCCAGTGAGGCCTGGGTTCCTTCGATCTGTGAACTTAAAAGGGCCTCTTTTTTCACATACATGGCAATAAAAAGATCAGGATTCGGCAGGACAGTGGTGATACCATCCAGTCTTGCAATATTTCTGTCAGCCTTTGATAATAGAGAATGAAGCTCGTCGTCATACTCTATTGGGGGAACAGGTGGCAGAGTGTTAGGAATAAATGCAGTATAACCGGCGGGCAGTGATTCATATGTTCCAGCTCTGTTGTTCATAAGATAACCTACCTTTACTTATCTTGAATATTTTATTTTTAAGTTAAGTAAAGTTAACTTAAATTAAGATATACCTTTCTAAGTTAAGCTGGATTAATCAAAAAGAGAAATTTCAGGGCTAACTATCTTTACTTATTTTCGATATTTGAGATTTAAGCAAAGGAATATTAACTTAAAATGGCACAAATCCCTTATAAGTATAGATATGTGATTGAAAAATGAATTAAAAATTATAAATCCCTGCAGTCACTATACCCCGTACTTGAAGGGTGCCGGGATTGTTAACGTTTTTTGGCATATAAAGGTTTTTATTTAATAATCCTTACAACAAGGGATTCAAATCCTCTGATCAAGATAACTATCTTTGACATTTGCAGAAGGCAGCAGACTTGCCAGAACTGCCAGAACAGGCCCGATAATAAGGCCGGCCCAGATAAATAAACCGGTAATACCCAAAAGAGCCATAGTTATCCTGGTTTTCCGGACGATCTTCCCTTCCAATGCCATTTTTATCATGATGATCCCTGCAATGGTTGGCAAGAGACCTAAAAGCAAGGTGATGAACACCTCTGATGTCTGAGCGGTCTGGTCAAGTGCAATAAAAATCTGCATGAAAATCATTGCACTGCTGCCAATATAGAGCAGGCCTGCCGTGTACCCGGTCCAGCCGAACAGGCCGGCCAGGGTGTTTTTCAATTGCACAAGGAAGAGGAACCTGATACCAACAACTACCAGCATGGGAGCCAGTATATAACCCAGGGACTGTCCTCCCCATTCGTGGATACTGATCACATCCAATGGTACGCGAATCCATTCTGCCAGTCCGAATTCTTCCCTGTAACCGATGGCCAGTCCGTAAGCACCCGTGCTGGATGGATCATATACTGCAATATAGTAGGTCCCGCTTTGTGTGACATTCATATCTTTCTGGACAAGATTGTATTGAGCAGACGGCGTAAATGGTTCGAAGACTGCCTGGCCAGGCTGTTCTCCCTGGATGACCATGATCCCGGCATTTTGGGGAATTTCAAGGTAGTCGGGAGGAGTTCCCTGGGACGGTATGCCCGGACCCATGATCGCCAGGGTCGGGGTGAAATTGTGCTCATAGGGAATGAATAACGAAACATGGAGTTTCTGGCCCTGTTCCATGTAAAATGTGTAGTAATGGACCTCACCACCTGCATTGAGATGGTCAAACACTGCCCAGGATTTGAGGGGGTCCTTGATAACTGTAGCATGGTCAAGCCCTTCATTGTCGCTGGCTATGATGGGGACGTGGGCCTGGATCGTACCCATAAGGCAGAATGCAATAAACCAGATAGCGGCATGTTTCATCATGGTGTCTTTTCCCCCATCTGTTGAAGTCTGCAATTTGCATGGACCTGGCAGGCCCACCAGCCCGGCTCCTTATCAGCCAGAAACAATCGTGAATCGTGATCCTTTTCCCTGGGGTCGATATAGAACCGGTACAGTTTGGCCAGGGCTGCCGGACCCAGATAGTCCGGATTTTCCCCGTCAACAGGACAGGCAGAATCGTCTTCAGCGCCCAGTGCATTACCAAGGGCCGCATTGATACCTCCCTGGGCTGCAACCGAGTGGGAACGCAGAGGATGCACCTTTGATATGACTGCAGTATTAAATCCGGACTTAACCGCTTCGATGGCAGCCCTAAGTCCTGTCAGGCCCCCGCCGATAATGATTATATCGTATTGATGGATTAATGGATCTGATATGTTGCTAACCCCCTAGCGATAATAAATATGTAGTTTATGCTTTTTATTATTTCTGCCTTCATAAATATAAAAAAATAAAGCAAAATCTGTTAAAAAAGATGTAGATTCATGATTGAGCTGTGGGGATTATCCCTGCAGGTTAAGTAGGGGTATAAACAGAAGCTATTGTCCGATACACTCTGCACTGGAGAGAAATCTCTATTCCCAGCCCATATCTGATACACTTATGTGAGAACCATCTGCTCTGCCGGATTGTTTCATTCTCAAATATCAATAGCAGACCGATCAATTGCTGATGCGCTGACCGAGATTATCAAGATAAGAACGGCAATGATCACTCCAAAGATGAGCACTTGGAGATAGAATGCGTAAATAATAATACCTATTAAAATGGGAATAGTAAATTTCAAATTCCATTCTTGGTCTAAATATTGATAAATACTGCCAGATTTTTCAATTTTTTTCTTGCCAACATAACTACGAACCAGTTCGAAGTCTAAACAATCTTAATAATGTCTCATCTCCATCTCCTGATTAAGAAGTAAAAAATTAACCACCCAAAAAGGAGCATTTCATCATGAACCTGGAAAAGAAAATCGGCATACTGATCCCAATATTAATCATATCCCTGGTACTGTTTATAGCCTTACCCAAAATATCACCCGCCATAACCGAATTACTGACCAACCAACCGGCCCAATCCTATGACCCTGCGGCCGCCTACACGGGCAACGACCTGCTCATCCTGGCGCCCAGGGTCATGTTCACCGGCGGTGAATCTGCAATCACAATAGCTGCCTCTGAGGAGGGGATGCCTGTGGCACAGAGTGTTAGCTTCAAACTGGTGGATACTGCCGGTGAATCTACCGACCTGGCAAAAGGTTCCACAGGTAAAGGCGGACATGCAGTTGTTGCATTCGACGTACCAAACCTCAGTCAGGGCACATATATCCTGGTTGCCCAACCCGCAGGTTCAAATGCCACCTTCAACGGTACGGTCAGGATCGCGAAAAGCAGTGCCCTTTTCCTGGAGACCGATAAGCCCATCTACAAACCGGGCCAGACAATCCAAGGCAGGATACTGTCCCTGAACAATAAACTGGTACCTATAACAGGTTTGGTGGTTGTAGAAATATCTGATGCTAAAGGCATCAAGGTATTCAAAAAGACCCTGGATACCAACGAGTATGGTGTGGCTTCCTATGACATGCCCCTGGCCAGTGAAGTCAATCTAGGTACCTGGAAGGTCACTGCCCGGATGGGGGAGTCCAAAACCCAGATCGACCTGCGTGTTGAACAATATGTACTGCCAAAATTCAGTGTGGATGTAACTACCCCAAGGGACTGGTTCCTGGTGGATGAAGCTATCACCGGACAGGTGGATTCAGCCTACTTCTTTGGTAAACCTGTGGAAGGAGAGGTCAATATCGTAGCTTCCCGCTATGTGGGAGTATGGGAAGAATATGCTTCTTATAAGACCGATCTTGTGGACGGTTCTGCTGACTTCGAGCTGCCTGCAGCCGGATGGGTGGCAGGCACCTATAGCGCCGGAGGGATGGGCAGTCTGATGCTCAACATCTCAGTGACCGATACCGGAGACCACACAGAGACCACCACAAAACTGCTGAAGATCCCTGATTCGCCAATAGTACTGCAGCTCATACCCGAATCCAGGCTGGTCAAGCCAGGCATGCCGTTCAATGTACTGGTAGTTACAGAGACCCCTGAAGGCGAACCCCTGGAAAAGCAAGTGGACGTGAAGATTAATTTCATGAGCGAACGATATGTTCAGGATACACAGGCAGAGACCGTAACCACTGAAAATGGAGTGGCTCTGGTCAGATTCCAGGTACCTGAGGACACAATAGGAGCTGATCTGGTGGGCGAAACAGACGACATATCCCAGAATATGGAATTGAGCGTGGTGTATTCCCCTACTGGAAGTTTTCTGCATGTCACACAGACCAGCAGCGGGACTCCAGAGGTGGGCGATACCATGACCTTCCAGGTGTACAGTACCAAACCAGGTACCGTGTATTATGATATTGTTGCAGGAGGCAGGACCGTATTCTCTGCCACCAGCGATGAGCGCATCATCAGCCTTACCGTGACGCCCCAGATGAGTCCGAAAGCGGAAATAGTGGCTTATATCATCAATCCCAACAGCGAGGTATCAGCTGATACCCTCCCATTCGATGTAGTACTGAAGACGCCGGTTGACCTGCAGGTTGTCTTTGATCAGGCCGAAGTTCGGCCAGGAGACGATGTGAAGGTTGACTTCGATGCAAGATCCAGGTCCATGATCGGTTATTCCATAGTTGATGAGTCTGTATTTGCATTGAGCGAGGGCAGGCTGAACCTGAAACAGGTGTTCGACGAACTGGAGAAGAGGTTCATGGAACCCCAGGCAGAGGCCCACCCACAGTTCTGGGGACCGGTTCCCTTAGGTGCTAACGATATTATCAATGATGCAGGGCTTCAGGTCCTGAAATCACCAAACCTGGAGGTCCCTCAACAAATACCTGAGCAAGAAGAATTCAGGCCGCGTGACGGCGACGATTTCTTTGGTGGTATGGTAATGGATGCGGTCATGGAAGAAGCGGCCGCTCCCATGAAGAATGAAATGCCTGCAGTAGCAGCCACGGCTGTAGCAATACAAGCCGGAGGTGATCTGGCAGAAGTGGAGAGGATAAGGCAGTTCTTCCCTGAGACCTGGGTCTGGGAGCCGGAACTGCTGACAGACGGCAAAGGTAGGGTCAGCGTACCACTTAACGCTCCCGATTCCATCACAACCTGGCGGCTCCATGCCGTATCTTCATCACCTGAAGGTATAGGGATAGCTGAGACCGATCTCAGGGTATTCCAGGATTTCTTTGTTGATCCAGATCTTCCATATGCAGTGACAAGGGGCGAGGAGTTCCCTGTCACCATACAGGTGTATAATTATTTGGATAAGGAACAGCAGGTGACTGTGACCTTGAAAGCTACCAACTGGTTCGACATCCTGGGCAGCAGCAAAGAAACGATCACAGTCCCGGCCAACAGCGTGCAGCAGGTACGTTTCACAATTAAACCTACCCAGGTAGGT is a window from the Methanosarcinales archaeon genome containing:
- a CDS encoding 30S ribosomal protein S27e, producing the protein MLQEPKSRFLKVKCNDCDNEQVIFGSASSIAGCNVCGRTLAEPSGGKAIIKTQILEVLE
- a CDS encoding 50S ribosomal protein L44e translates to MKMPNKFRTHCPFCKTHTEHIVERVKKGKASSMTRITRQRKRQTGIGNSGKFSKVPGGDKPTKKVALRYRCIACKKAYQKKCFRAGKFEFKE
- the priS gene encoding DNA primase catalytic subunit PriS, with amino-acid sequence MNPTTTIFIKKKFQEHYKKDPPQSPPNLKQREWGFLMFDPKSGMRRHKGFLSDLEMQEYVQAMVPAHVYHSAAYYDRPAAGTMNEKKWLGADLIFDLDADHLPEPADSYKGMLDAVKKETLKLIGFLTDDFGFEDDELHIAFSGGRGYHIHVRDPGVLTLDSAQRREIVDYISGTGLNISHIFKREIIEGDEKKSKILKMPSESQGGWGRLVNRELIKYLQELAGDEHAEQKLTEFKKIGKKKAEKIIDTMNNPKHLAQLRKGNFDALSSLHMEFWETAIQQIIHNIQGHIDEPVTADVKRLIRAASSLHGKSGMKVISLTVDQLYDFDPLIDAVVFGNNEIKINVTKHTTIEMMDDRFELDEGKNILPEYAAIYLMCRGGAEYMEVMV
- a CDS encoding RNA-protein complex protein Nop10 produces the protein MGQHINKCAECNTYTLKDKCSYCQNKIINPRPARFSMEDRYGKYRRLLKEQLKKV
- a CDS encoding alpha-2-macroglobulin, translating into MNLEKKIGILIPILIISLVLFIALPKISPAITELLTNQPAQSYDPAAAYTGNDLLILAPRVMFTGGESAITIAASEEGMPVAQSVSFKLVDTAGESTDLAKGSTGKGGHAVVAFDVPNLSQGTYILVAQPAGSNATFNGTVRIAKSSALFLETDKPIYKPGQTIQGRILSLNNKLVPITGLVVVEISDAKGIKVFKKTLDTNEYGVASYDMPLASEVNLGTWKVTARMGESKTQIDLRVEQYVLPKFSVDVTTPRDWFLVDEAITGQVDSAYFFGKPVEGEVNIVASRYVGVWEEYASYKTDLVDGSADFELPAAGWVAGTYSAGGMGSLMLNISVTDTGDHTETTTKLLKIPDSPIVLQLIPESRLVKPGMPFNVLVVTETPEGEPLEKQVDVKINFMSERYVQDTQAETVTTENGVALVRFQVPEDTIGADLVGETDDISQNMELSVVYSPTGSFLHVTQTSSGTPEVGDTMTFQVYSTKPGTVYYDIVAGGRTVFSATSDERIISLTVTPQMSPKAEIVAYIINPNSEVSADTLPFDVVLKTPVDLQVVFDQAEVRPGDDVKVDFDARSRSMIGYSIVDESVFALSEGRLNLKQVFDELEKRFMEPQAEAHPQFWGPVPLGANDIINDAGLQVLKSPNLEVPQQIPEQEEFRPRDGDDFFGGMVMDAVMEEAAAPMKNEMPAVAATAVAIQAGGDLAEVERIRQFFPETWVWEPELLTDGKGRVSVPLNAPDSITTWRLHAVSSSPEGIGIAETDLRVFQDFFVDPDLPYAVTRGEEFPVTIQVYNYLDKEQQVTVTLKATNWFDILGSSKETITVPANSVQQVRFTIKPTQVGTQLVEITGQTTSKADAVKKQVIVEPEGSRREMVENGILKGQDVTLDALLPAGIVDDSGKVLLSFTPSLVAQSISGIDDLLGMPYGCGEQNMLLFAPDVEILRYLKASDQTNPELQAKAEMFIITGYQRELTYQHNDGSFSAFGESDPTGSLWLTAFVLQSFSGARVVTTIDESVLDRAADWIVDNQNQDGSWDQIGFVHHQDMMGGINGKYSLTAYTALSLLEYGRASNALDKAQQYLESNLNEQRNDPYALALTALVLERLDSDRADDALDMLMDLAKQDKNGLYWELEPQSSPNDMYWQPPSSKNIEVTAYGALVLIEHKDVRANEVLKWIAAQRNSLGGYGSTQDTVMAFKAMMTAAANQGKDTDATITVKADGRQIKQVRVNLDNFDVLQIVVIPASVKEVTLSMSGKGDINYQLVKRFNVLLPDIPVVTDLEFDVEYDAANVVVNDIVDVHARVKYTGQADSTGMLILDVAVPTGFTPVVSSLDDLKQDRRISRYEIAGRKIILYVDDLLRGEELTFELQVLAQFPVKAIIPDSSAYSYYNPEIIAESRGQEIIVA
- a CDS encoding Fic family protein; this translates as MNNRAGTYESLPAGYTAFIPNTLPPVPPIEYDDELHSLLSKADRNIARLDGITTVLPNPDLFIAMYVKKEALLSSQIEGTQASLEGVLEFEADLTPKDDVKEIKEVINYIKALNYGIKKLDDNPVSLELIKEIHKILLEGARGANLDPGEFRAFQNYIGAPGALVHEATFVPPPPDKVLPAMEGLERFLHSTDNIPPLVKIALIHAQFETIHPFLDGNGRIGRLLISFYLVWKGILEKPLLYLSYYLKNNRNEYYDLLMKVRTKGAWEDWIKFFLKGVSQTSLEAANTAGEIIRLKEDLILKLYENSISSIYAVKLLDFLFDRPLISSTEIVDKLNISTVTANELVKKFENIGILREITGKKRYKRYIFANYVDIISRGTQNI
- a CDS encoding proteasome assembly chaperone family protein; protein product: MKETIVNIFKKVELKDPILIEGLPGVGHVGKLVAEHMVGELETEKIVEIFSPHFPPQVLVKEDFTVELAKNEIYAHRSDSGQDLVLVVGDHQSVTNEGHYEITDIILDIAEEYNVKRIYTLGGYGTGQLNEEEEVLGSVNNVDLVEELKEYGVHFIDNEPAGGIIGISGLLLGMGKQRNIDAACLMGTTSGYLVDPKSAQAVLSVLCKILDIEMDTQALEERAKEMERIMAKIIEIEQMQKPREIGPDDDLRYIG
- a CDS encoding FAD-binding protein, whose translation is MSDPLIHQYDIIIIGGGLTGLRAAIEAVKSGFNTAVISKVHPLRSHSVAAQGGINAALGNALGAEDDSACPVDGENPDYLGPAALAKLYRFYIDPREKDHDSRLFLADKEPGWWACQVHANCRLQQMGEKTP
- a CDS encoding translation initiation factor IF-2 subunit alpha — translated: MERKGWPELDDLVVCTVVQVKDFGAFTQLDEYGNKEGLIHISEVATGWVKYIRDHVREGQKIVCKVLNVEPDKQHIDLSFKDVNEHQRREKIQSWKNEQKAEKWISYVAEITNTEPEQLEKLIDLLYEAFDNVFDAFEEGMRNGPDSLIEVGVDENHAEAISRVGSENIKIPYVEISGYMNLICPLPDGVDVINKSLIAASKVKVDDDVNVEVAYVGAPRYRIHVTAPDYKKAESVLKSSAETAINIVQKAKGTGTFHRHNEAKA